The following are encoded together in the Halopiger aswanensis genome:
- the cmk gene encoding (d)CMP kinase, protein MLLTVSGPPGSGKSTTAELLADAFDLDHVSGGDIFRELADERGYTPLEFNKLAEENDQIDRDLDRRLREIAREEDDLVLESRLAGWLAAEQADFRFWLDAPARVRGERIAEREGKNPERATEETKAREASEAQRYEEYYGIDIRDLTIYDLSVNTARWEPDAVLDMLVTAVEEYDPAGDEGKAHIDLDYEFE, encoded by the coding sequence ATGTTGCTCACCGTCTCTGGCCCGCCGGGAAGCGGGAAGAGCACGACCGCGGAGTTGCTCGCCGACGCCTTCGATCTCGACCACGTCAGCGGCGGCGACATCTTCCGCGAACTGGCCGACGAACGCGGCTACACGCCGCTCGAGTTCAACAAACTCGCCGAAGAGAACGATCAGATCGACCGCGACCTCGATCGCCGGCTTCGGGAGATCGCACGCGAGGAAGACGACCTCGTGCTCGAGTCCCGGCTCGCCGGCTGGTTGGCAGCCGAACAGGCCGATTTCCGGTTCTGGCTGGACGCGCCGGCCCGCGTTCGCGGCGAGCGGATCGCCGAGCGAGAGGGTAAGAACCCCGAGCGTGCGACCGAAGAGACGAAAGCCCGCGAGGCCAGCGAAGCCCAGCGCTACGAGGAGTACTACGGCATCGACATCCGGGATCTGACGATCTACGACCTCTCGGTGAACACGGCCCGCTGGGAGCCCGATGCAGTGCTCGACATGCTCGTGACCGCCGTCGAGGAGTACGACCCCGCGGGCGACGAAGGGAAGGCCCACATCGACCTCGACTACGAGTTCGAATGA
- a CDS encoding cbb3-type cytochrome c oxidase subunit I, producing MSELPPKTTIKRWLVTTNHKDVGMMYIATSLFFLLFGGVMALLFRTHLWAPGGIGLLDGLQFNQAVTTHGFLMVFWFLSPFATGFANYFVPLQIGAKDLAFPRLNAMSYWFYLFSGVLLSLSYFLGQAFAGGWTLYAPLNVPAYTTAMEAATGGNATILALILFTISITMGTVNFLVTIHRSRAEGLGLWNMPMFTWSWLLTVWMMLFAFAALLAALLLLAVDRTFLTQYFATDQGSSLLWGHLFWFFGHPEVYIVFFPALGVMFEVFQTFTGRRLVGRKWVIIAMVLVAVQSFLVWMHHMFLTTINLEIKTLMMATTIGISLPFDLMVFSLIYTMVKGRVRFTTPFLFGMGALVLFILGGITGVFLGAVVLDYEFRGTYWVVAHFHYVMVSGVTALVGGLYYWWPKISGKMYSEALGKLNFAVYFIGFNLLYFPLFLAWETPRRVFEYPEGYQIYHQIATVGAFILGASFLIMFYTLGKSWLSGPDAPDNPWKYSRTAEWAIPSPPPSENWPGRPSYASGSLEFLDDSAAATDGGVAHEQSAAGHATAGHEEEHVDHASIWPFGIGLGTFTFFLGLSGLTPYVVQFAEGVGHAPEGLTGTSAEPNIIYPAVMLLGVAIMGYSLFKLGVEDFNAPTMAIAERWPFGGVDNMKMGIWVFLASDVVVFGGAIGAFVFMRLHMGWGNWHLDSITTAGLVNTYVLLTSSFTVILALAYAERRDKTKMLGSMVATVLLALVFMGVKAYEYGAKFADGHYWWYSIEYSIYFVTTGLHALHVILGVIIALFMIYRILSVDAYLEDHRPVEHFGLYWHFVDIVWVFLFPLFYLF from the coding sequence ATGAGTGAGCTCCCACCGAAAACCACGATCAAACGGTGGCTAGTCACGACCAACCACAAGGACGTCGGGATGATGTACATCGCGACGTCCCTGTTTTTCCTGCTGTTCGGCGGGGTCATGGCGCTGCTGTTCCGCACCCACCTCTGGGCGCCCGGCGGAATCGGGCTCCTCGACGGGCTCCAGTTCAACCAGGCCGTGACGACCCACGGCTTCCTGATGGTGTTCTGGTTCCTCTCGCCGTTCGCGACCGGGTTCGCGAACTACTTCGTGCCGCTGCAGATCGGGGCGAAGGATCTCGCCTTCCCGCGGCTGAACGCGATGAGTTACTGGTTCTACCTGTTCTCGGGAGTGCTCCTGAGTCTCTCGTACTTCCTGGGACAGGCGTTTGCCGGCGGCTGGACCCTGTACGCGCCGCTGAACGTCCCGGCGTACACGACGGCCATGGAGGCCGCGACCGGCGGTAACGCGACGATCCTCGCGCTGATCCTGTTCACGATCTCGATCACGATGGGGACCGTGAACTTCCTGGTGACGATCCACCGCTCGCGCGCGGAGGGCCTCGGCCTCTGGAACATGCCGATGTTCACCTGGTCGTGGCTGCTGACCGTCTGGATGATGCTCTTTGCCTTCGCGGCGCTGCTGGCCGCACTCCTGCTGCTGGCCGTCGACCGCACCTTCCTGACGCAGTACTTCGCGACCGACCAGGGCTCGAGCCTCCTGTGGGGGCACCTGTTCTGGTTCTTCGGTCACCCCGAGGTGTACATCGTCTTCTTCCCCGCGCTGGGGGTCATGTTCGAGGTCTTCCAGACGTTCACCGGACGACGCCTGGTCGGCCGCAAGTGGGTCATCATCGCGATGGTCCTCGTGGCCGTCCAGTCGTTCCTCGTCTGGATGCACCACATGTTCCTGACGACCATCAACCTCGAGATCAAGACCCTGATGATGGCGACGACCATCGGGATTTCGCTCCCCTTCGACCTGATGGTCTTCTCGCTGATCTACACGATGGTCAAGGGACGGGTCCGGTTCACGACGCCGTTCCTGTTCGGGATGGGCGCACTCGTGCTGTTCATCCTCGGCGGAATTACCGGGGTCTTCCTCGGCGCCGTCGTGCTCGACTACGAGTTCCGCGGGACCTACTGGGTCGTCGCACACTTCCACTACGTGATGGTGTCGGGTGTGACGGCGCTGGTCGGCGGGCTCTACTACTGGTGGCCCAAAATCTCCGGGAAGATGTACTCGGAGGCACTCGGGAAGCTCAACTTCGCGGTGTACTTCATCGGCTTCAACCTGCTGTACTTCCCGCTGTTCCTCGCCTGGGAGACGCCTCGCCGCGTCTTCGAGTACCCCGAAGGCTACCAGATCTACCACCAGATCGCAACGGTCGGCGCGTTCATCCTCGGCGCCTCCTTCCTGATCATGTTCTACACGCTCGGGAAGAGCTGGCTCTCGGGGCCGGACGCACCCGACAACCCGTGGAAGTACTCCCGGACGGCCGAGTGGGCGATTCCCTCGCCCCCGCCGTCGGAGAACTGGCCCGGCCGTCCGAGCTACGCCAGCGGAAGCCTCGAGTTCCTCGATGACTCGGCCGCGGCGACTGACGGCGGTGTCGCACACGAACAGAGCGCTGCCGGCCATGCAACGGCCGGCCACGAGGAGGAACACGTCGACCACGCCAGCATCTGGCCGTTCGGCATCGGGCTGGGGACGTTCACGTTCTTCCTCGGCCTCTCCGGACTCACGCCCTACGTGGTCCAGTTCGCGGAAGGCGTCGGACACGCACCCGAAGGACTTACCGGAACGAGCGCCGAGCCGAACATCATCTATCCGGCAGTGATGCTGCTCGGCGTCGCGATCATGGGCTACTCGCTGTTCAAGCTCGGCGTCGAGGACTTCAACGCCCCCACGATGGCCATCGCCGAACGCTGGCCGTTCGGCGGCGTCGACAACATGAAAATGGGCATCTGGGTGTTCCTCGCGTCCGACGTCGTCGTCTTCGGCGGCGCGATCGGTGCGTTCGTCTTCATGCGCCTGCACATGGGCTGGGGCAACTGGCACCTCGACTCGATCACCACAGCCGGGCTGGTCAACACCTACGTGCTGTTGACCTCGAGTTTCACCGTCATCCTGGCGCTGGCATACGCCGAGCGCCGCGACAAGACGAAGATGCTCGGGTCGATGGTCGCGACGGTGCTGCTCGCGCTGGTGTTCATGGGCGTCAAGGCCTACGAGTACGGCGCGAAGTTCGCTGACGGCCACTACTGGTGGTACAGCATCGAGTACTCGATCTACTTCGTGACCACGGGACTGCACGCACTCCACGTGATCCTCGGCGTCATCATCGCGCTGTTCATGATCTACCGGATCCTCAGCGTCGACGCCTACCTCGAGGACCACCGGCCGGTCGAGCACTTCGGGCTCTACTGGCACTTCGTCGACATCGTGTGGGTGTTCCTGTTCCCGCTGTTCTACCTCTTCTAA
- a CDS encoding RNA-guided pseudouridylation complex pseudouridine synthase subunit Cbf5, whose product MTDALRGPPEERSPAELLTFGVVNLDKPPGPSSHQVSGWLRDAVADTLAERGVDETIERAAHAGTLDPKVTGCLPIMLGDATRLAQVFLEGSKEYVAVLECHGSLPADAESVVAEFEGPIYQKPPRKSAVARRLRVREVYDLEVLECNEAERQLLLRIRCESGTYVRKLCHDLGLALGTGGHMGHLRRTATTPFDDRDLYSAYEFLDALAFWLEDDDPELLSEIVDPAERILEGIPSVVIPDSAAREVANGAPVYEPGVLEVDGDVSAGDLVACYTPNRAAVCLGEFVADERRDVAVDLERVLV is encoded by the coding sequence ATGACGGACGCGTTACGTGGCCCGCCCGAGGAGCGGTCGCCTGCCGAACTGCTCACGTTCGGCGTCGTCAATCTCGACAAACCGCCGGGGCCGTCCTCGCACCAAGTAAGCGGCTGGCTCCGCGACGCCGTCGCCGACACCCTCGCCGAGCGAGGCGTCGACGAAACGATCGAGCGCGCCGCCCACGCGGGGACGCTCGATCCGAAGGTTACCGGCTGTCTGCCGATCATGCTCGGCGACGCGACGCGGCTCGCGCAGGTCTTCCTCGAGGGGTCGAAGGAGTACGTCGCCGTCCTCGAGTGTCACGGCTCGCTGCCGGCCGACGCCGAGTCGGTCGTCGCGGAGTTCGAAGGCCCGATCTACCAGAAGCCGCCGCGCAAGAGCGCCGTCGCGCGGCGGCTGCGGGTCCGCGAGGTTTACGACCTCGAGGTGCTCGAATGCAACGAAGCCGAGCGCCAGTTGTTGCTGCGGATCCGCTGCGAGAGCGGCACCTACGTCCGGAAACTCTGTCACGACCTCGGGCTGGCGCTCGGCACCGGGGGGCACATGGGACACTTGCGGCGAACGGCGACGACGCCGTTCGACGATCGTGATTTGTACTCCGCCTACGAATTTCTCGACGCGCTGGCGTTCTGGCTCGAGGACGACGACCCAGAATTGCTGTCCGAGATCGTCGACCCCGCCGAACGGATTTTGGAAGGTATCCCGAGCGTCGTGATCCCCGATAGCGCCGCTCGAGAGGTGGCCAACGGCGCGCCGGTCTACGAACCGGGGGTGCTCGAGGTCGACGGTGACGTCAGTGCAGGCGACCTCGTCGCTTGCTACACGCCGAACAGGGCTGCGGTCTGTCTCGGCGAGTTCGTCGCTGATGAACGGCGGGACGTGGCGGTCGATCTCGAGCGCGTGCTCGTGTGA
- a CDS encoding vWA domain-containing protein codes for MSPIIGLILLIGLVLAGSMLILMVGMGTNDAVKGQISAEQSEQLMVKFDKDLSTSLFDNDTRHPAYLPEEGRSELINGGELEITVSNGFYEEDLDPISIGALRYKDGSENELLYQAGGVWRVTDQTTTLISEPDIRYYEETNAEGKEVGRIDLSVTDMDGNVGNGEHTVQYKNSSSADLERVMDQVGFVRHVEITVEDPPHRDAWVDFLKSEFDATEVGTCPRQPDTNVICEDGDSITVMATIDLENSFASQVGITPTVYGGLYADSITGQHGAPFTVTGYENHDTTDNVSKDLFVVDDDFELNSGADIEGTPVVNDSITAASGHPSISPIGYAANLERGAAPSEYEYINTTENGSTAVFWLTGEENALIANMSQSVETVQPVTAKLENKALPYLEDHEDVDPIPGRGSTIDAGLYYGDELDVDEIDTSNGDVHIGIDKRGYIDISDIEITGGNQTFVYTNTDDRLTVGNIDIQPDDRAGAFWVYGTERAEVTVDDEYEGVVYAPGSEMTIEDNADITGAIVGGETKLGDDATINFDRSLRTDVPIPPENRNISVKDTKTRPPLDVTFVLDRSGSMGDIYDSGTVTGNVWQDAPLRTRRGTEALLDPRANHSIEVQYCNNGRCGYRTTIEPGNSMYVVHDRTWTTEVRVANESCDRCEVTTFEVVDGNDPTGLRGDATRDFIGLMNESNDDRAGVYEFNDRGYELHSLSDDLEAVRQSVDVTGSGYTDISAGMELALDEYRGPTSTRDRVMVVLSDGENNPRRGGSEAADQHTKRQADRAADLGVTVYTIGLGEDNIDKELLRDITTDEGEFHMIDNAEELEEIFEGIANDVIEEEADVTFEAAMEPQIDGSSNEYVLNVDEHHVTIED; via the coding sequence GTGAGTCCGATTATTGGGCTCATACTGCTGATCGGGCTCGTGCTTGCCGGTAGTATGCTCATTCTCATGGTCGGGATGGGAACGAACGACGCGGTCAAGGGGCAAATTTCTGCGGAACAGAGCGAGCAGTTGATGGTCAAGTTCGACAAGGACCTCTCGACATCCCTATTCGATAACGATACGAGACATCCCGCCTATCTTCCTGAAGAGGGCAGAAGCGAGTTAATCAACGGCGGAGAGTTGGAGATTACAGTCTCGAACGGATTCTACGAGGAAGATCTTGACCCGATTTCGATCGGCGCACTCCGCTATAAAGACGGTTCCGAGAACGAACTCCTCTATCAGGCCGGCGGAGTCTGGCGGGTCACTGACCAGACAACGACGCTGATTTCGGAGCCCGACATCCGCTACTATGAGGAAACAAATGCCGAGGGCAAGGAAGTTGGTCGGATTGACCTCTCGGTGACGGATATGGACGGTAATGTGGGGAACGGTGAACACACAGTCCAGTACAAAAATTCGAGTTCAGCGGATCTCGAGCGTGTAATGGATCAGGTTGGATTCGTTCGTCACGTCGAAATAACGGTCGAGGACCCACCACATCGTGATGCGTGGGTTGATTTCCTCAAATCAGAGTTCGACGCAACTGAGGTCGGTACCTGTCCTAGACAGCCGGATACAAACGTCATCTGCGAAGATGGGGATTCGATAACGGTTATGGCCACAATCGACCTCGAGAACTCGTTTGCAAGTCAGGTCGGGATTACGCCGACGGTGTACGGGGGCTTGTACGCAGACAGTATCACGGGACAGCACGGAGCGCCGTTTACCGTAACCGGGTACGAGAATCACGACACGACGGACAACGTCTCGAAAGACCTGTTCGTCGTCGACGATGACTTCGAACTGAATAGCGGTGCCGATATCGAGGGAACACCCGTCGTCAACGACTCGATAACCGCCGCAAGTGGCCATCCGTCTATTTCACCGATCGGATACGCTGCGAACCTCGAGCGAGGAGCCGCACCGAGCGAGTACGAGTACATCAATACCACGGAGAACGGATCGACGGCCGTTTTCTGGCTGACGGGCGAGGAAAACGCTCTGATCGCGAACATGTCACAATCGGTTGAGACGGTCCAGCCGGTCACCGCGAAACTCGAGAACAAGGCGCTGCCCTATCTCGAAGACCACGAAGACGTCGATCCGATTCCTGGACGCGGAAGTACGATTGATGCGGGGCTGTACTACGGAGACGAACTCGATGTGGACGAGATCGATACCTCGAACGGCGATGTCCACATCGGGATTGATAAACGTGGTTATATTGATATTTCAGATATCGAAATCACTGGCGGAAATCAGACGTTTGTCTATACTAATACAGATGATCGATTAACGGTCGGTAATATCGATATTCAGCCCGATGACAGAGCGGGAGCTTTCTGGGTATACGGGACTGAGCGTGCCGAAGTAACGGTTGATGACGAGTACGAGGGTGTCGTTTACGCTCCAGGAAGCGAAATGACGATTGAGGACAACGCCGACATCACCGGGGCTATCGTTGGGGGTGAAACAAAACTCGGCGACGATGCGACGATCAACTTCGATCGATCGCTCCGAACTGACGTACCGATTCCGCCCGAGAATCGGAATATCTCGGTCAAGGACACGAAAACTAGACCCCCGCTTGACGTTACGTTCGTACTCGACCGGTCTGGGTCAATGGGTGATATCTACGATAGTGGGACAGTCACCGGCAATGTCTGGCAGGACGCACCACTACGAACGAGACGAGGTACTGAAGCGCTGTTAGATCCGAGAGCAAATCATTCGATCGAAGTGCAGTACTGCAACAACGGAAGATGTGGATACAGAACGACAATCGAACCAGGGAATTCGATGTATGTTGTTCACGATCGAACTTGGACGACAGAAGTGCGAGTTGCAAATGAATCGTGTGACCGGTGCGAGGTTACAACCTTCGAGGTAGTCGATGGAAACGATCCAACCGGCCTCCGCGGTGATGCAACGCGGGACTTTATCGGCCTCATGAACGAATCCAACGACGACCGTGCTGGTGTCTACGAGTTTAACGATCGCGGGTACGAACTCCACTCGCTGAGCGACGATCTCGAGGCAGTTCGGCAAAGCGTCGACGTTACGGGTAGCGGATACACGGACATTTCGGCAGGCATGGAACTCGCACTTGACGAGTATAGGGGTCCGACAAGTACCAGGGATCGCGTCATGGTTGTCCTAAGCGACGGAGAAAACAATCCCAGAAGAGGGGGTTCGGAGGCAGCAGATCAACACACGAAAAGGCAGGCTGATCGAGCCGCCGATCTGGGCGTTACCGTATATACAATCGGTCTCGGCGAGGACAACATCGACAAAGAGTTACTACGGGACATAACGACCGACGAGGGCGAATTCCATATGATTGATAATGCCGAGGAGCTTGAGGAAATCTTCGAAGGGATCGCCAACGATGTCATCGAGGAAGAGGCGGATGTTACCTTCGAAGCAGCAATGGAACCACAAATCGATGGAAGCTCGAACGAATACGTACTCAACGTCGACGAACATCACGTGACTATTGAGGACTAG
- the coxB gene encoding cytochrome c oxidase subunit II: MQLIPEQGSRVDVFEGIFLVFLGLGTLVGIVVVSYILYNAYKYRDTGEVGDDENLPSVGELPTGGKGGKKLFLSFGLSAIIVISLVVWTYGMLLYVEDGPEQPEDAIEIEVEGYAFGWDFYYDNGIETSGYGEGLVVPADQAIWIETTSRDVWHTFGIPDLRVKADAIPGEYDQTWFQADEPGEHTAKCFELCGPQHSDMLSDVTVLEQSAYEEWMNEQLTANITLEDGNESPVTEGFEVTLEHQNNSDYDQDLSYTFTPDSEEFDNGTITVTLERGGPYDLTISPTDGQFEEVEETIDVTGPTDETYTLEDPNASEDDSSDGGDDGGNESADDGGSGSDTDNATDDETGNNETSDGGDGE, from the coding sequence ATGCAGCTCATTCCGGAGCAGGGATCGCGCGTCGACGTGTTCGAGGGGATCTTTCTGGTCTTCCTCGGACTCGGGACGCTCGTCGGCATCGTCGTGGTCTCGTACATCTTGTACAACGCGTACAAGTACCGAGACACCGGCGAGGTCGGCGACGACGAGAACCTGCCGAGCGTCGGGGAACTACCGACAGGTGGAAAGGGCGGCAAGAAACTATTCCTCTCGTTCGGCCTGAGCGCCATCATCGTCATCTCGCTGGTCGTCTGGACCTACGGGATGTTGCTGTACGTCGAGGACGGGCCGGAACAACCGGAGGACGCGATCGAGATCGAAGTCGAAGGCTACGCGTTCGGCTGGGACTTCTACTACGACAACGGTATCGAGACGAGCGGCTACGGTGAAGGACTCGTCGTCCCGGCCGATCAGGCAATCTGGATCGAAACGACGTCACGCGACGTCTGGCACACGTTTGGCATCCCCGACTTACGGGTGAAAGCCGACGCGATCCCCGGCGAGTACGACCAGACGTGGTTCCAGGCTGACGAGCCCGGAGAACACACCGCCAAGTGTTTCGAACTGTGTGGCCCGCAGCACTCCGACATGCTCTCCGACGTGACCGTTCTCGAACAATCGGCCTACGAGGAGTGGATGAACGAGCAGCTGACGGCGAACATCACGCTCGAGGACGGCAACGAGTCGCCGGTCACCGAGGGCTTCGAAGTCACGCTCGAGCACCAGAACAACAGCGACTACGATCAGGACCTCAGCTACACGTTCACCCCCGATTCCGAGGAGTTCGATAACGGCACGATCACCGTCACCCTCGAACGGGGCGGTCCGTACGATCTGACGATCTCGCCGACCGACGGCCAGTTCGAGGAAGTCGAGGAGACGATCGACGTCACCGGCCCGACCGACGAGACGTACACGCTCGAGGACCCGAACGCGAGCGAGGACGACAGTAGTGACGGTGGCGACGACGGCGGCAACGAGTCGGCCGACGACGGTGGATCGGGTAGTGACACCGACAACGCAACCGATGACGAGACAGGCAACAACGAAACGAGCGACGGAGGTGACGGCGAATGA
- a CDS encoding adenylate kinase translates to MAQPQLVIMGAPGAGKGTQCAKITEAFGIDHITTGDALRSNKEMDISDMDTEYDTPGEYMDQGELVPDEVVNAIVDEALSQADGFVLDGYPRNMDQAEELEGMTDLDLVLYLDVSEEELVHRLTGRRLDPETDEIYHVDYNPPEDPEVEDRLVQREDDTEETVKERLRVYRENTEPVIEHYEDEGLLERVNGEQSPDEVWEDVKATIEDAA, encoded by the coding sequence ATGGCACAGCCACAGCTCGTGATTATGGGCGCCCCCGGGGCGGGAAAGGGGACCCAGTGTGCAAAGATCACCGAGGCGTTCGGCATCGATCACATCACCACCGGCGACGCACTTCGGTCGAACAAGGAGATGGACATCTCCGACATGGACACGGAGTACGACACGCCCGGCGAGTACATGGACCAGGGCGAGCTCGTCCCCGACGAGGTCGTCAACGCCATCGTCGACGAGGCGCTCTCGCAGGCCGACGGCTTCGTGCTGGACGGCTACCCGCGAAACATGGACCAGGCCGAGGAACTCGAGGGCATGACTGACCTCGACCTCGTCCTCTACCTCGACGTCAGCGAGGAGGAACTCGTCCACCGACTGACCGGCCGGCGACTCGACCCCGAGACCGACGAGATCTACCACGTCGACTACAACCCGCCGGAGGACCCCGAGGTCGAAGACCGACTCGTCCAGCGCGAGGACGACACCGAAGAAACGGTCAAGGAACGACTGCGCGTCTACCGAGAGAACACCGAACCCGTCATCGAACACTACGAGGACGAGGGACTGCTCGAGCGCGTTAACGGCGAGCAGAGCCCGGATGAAGTCTGGGAGGACGTGAAGGCGACGATCGAAGACGCAGCGTAG
- a CDS encoding DUF7289 family protein, which produces MSWRREERSVAVSSGRAESTLLGLILLIGMVAVVGSSMVLVADDSLTSVQRQSEHERIESGFVELSQQMATASSAGDSSRALNLQTDQDGAVVMTDTGQISISGGDVNKNVSIGAIEYQDDDGTKIAYQAGGVFRETGNQTRIISAPPIEYDVDSETLSFPITEVRDETRLRSGDIVVDHYETDPLGGSSLVENDTVTIEVTSKYYRGWERFFEEQGGATTVRNVEVYDNQTGTVTAEFGYQEVSDAFKTGAIYATNLEVQGGAAVDDDLTQKVAYPPLTEEVNRLVNATRAPKDTFEGTEITRLGTVDEHNDSLEDGIYVADGIEEAGHLEFDLSDGNATLVVDGDINANDETITVSEHENDHELSVYLTGDYDAENGGNICVTESGCYTNEDATVIQLVTSDESEIDFGPGGKSRFEGVIYAGGTNEDWTKRHGCDKQVCIHSNPNFYGSIIASSVEIQGGKGSIDFEYDEQLQDEDVGIYPDPSLLPPQLTYLNIAEHTVDVREK; this is translated from the coding sequence ATGAGTTGGCGTCGTGAGGAGAGATCCGTTGCCGTTTCATCAGGTCGCGCCGAATCCACGCTCCTTGGACTGATATTGCTGATCGGAATGGTCGCGGTCGTCGGCAGCAGTATGGTTCTCGTCGCCGATGACAGTCTCACGAGCGTACAGCGCCAGTCCGAACACGAGCGGATCGAGAGCGGCTTCGTCGAACTAAGCCAACAGATGGCGACCGCGTCGTCCGCCGGCGACAGCTCGAGAGCGTTGAACCTCCAGACGGATCAGGATGGGGCGGTCGTAATGACGGATACTGGTCAGATCTCCATCTCGGGTGGTGACGTCAACAAGAACGTCTCGATCGGGGCGATCGAGTACCAAGACGACGACGGGACGAAAATTGCCTACCAGGCGGGCGGCGTCTTCAGAGAGACCGGGAACCAAACGCGAATTATCTCCGCGCCGCCGATCGAGTACGACGTCGACTCGGAGACGCTGTCGTTCCCGATCACCGAGGTCCGCGACGAAACGCGCCTCAGATCCGGAGACATCGTCGTGGATCACTACGAAACGGATCCGCTCGGCGGTAGCAGTCTCGTCGAAAACGACACGGTGACGATCGAAGTGACGAGTAAGTACTACCGCGGCTGGGAACGCTTCTTCGAAGAGCAAGGCGGCGCGACGACCGTCAGAAACGTCGAGGTGTACGACAATCAGACGGGAACGGTGACTGCGGAGTTCGGCTACCAAGAGGTTTCGGACGCGTTCAAAACCGGTGCGATCTACGCGACGAACCTCGAAGTACAGGGCGGTGCAGCGGTCGACGACGACCTCACACAGAAGGTCGCGTATCCGCCGCTCACCGAGGAAGTAAATCGACTGGTCAACGCGACGCGCGCACCGAAGGATACCTTCGAAGGAACGGAGATTACGCGCCTCGGGACGGTCGACGAACACAACGATAGCCTCGAGGACGGGATCTACGTTGCCGACGGGATCGAAGAGGCAGGGCATCTCGAGTTTGACCTGTCGGACGGCAACGCGACGCTCGTCGTCGACGGCGACATTAACGCGAACGACGAGACGATCACGGTGAGTGAACACGAGAACGACCACGAACTGAGCGTGTATCTCACCGGGGACTACGATGCTGAAAACGGCGGCAACATCTGCGTCACGGAGTCAGGATGCTACACGAACGAAGACGCAACGGTGATTCAGTTAGTCACGTCGGACGAGTCCGAGATCGACTTCGGTCCCGGTGGGAAATCTCGATTCGAGGGCGTCATCTACGCCGGTGGAACGAACGAGGACTGGACGAAACGACACGGGTGTGATAAGCAGGTGTGCATTCACTCGAATCCGAACTTCTACGGATCGATAATCGCCTCCTCGGTCGAGATACAGGGCGGCAAAGGAAGCATCGACTTCGAGTACGACGAGCAACTCCAGGACGAGGACGTGGGAATCTATCCGGACCCGAGTCTGCTGCCGCCCCAACTGACGTATCTCAACATCGCCGAACACACGGTCGACGTCCGCGAGAAGTAG
- a CDS encoding DUF106 domain-containing protein, whose product MTRTAEKINDLVREDASMEDALEAIRERADENGGEVQWADVSDELTSGQWGRLIEKGVLVDGNEGFEIANRDAYDEALDGDGTEPGADVDVDAEQSKWSQWDKMAGVASLLLMFGYWFNPVRNTVGSTIDLVLAPLDAALPFYAVIMSVALLTGLYSTLLQANLMNPEVMAKYQKRMKAMQEKMQDVQDRKQEAEERGASDAEIERLENELEQVREEQMEAMSDNLGMFKEQFRPMVWIMLLTIPLFLWMYWKILDGHVSEAEMTMIMPIAGEVSFNESLLGPMWSWIVWYFLCSMGFTQLLRKSLNIDMTPSTA is encoded by the coding sequence ATGACGCGTACCGCCGAAAAAATCAACGACCTCGTCCGCGAGGACGCCTCGATGGAGGACGCCCTCGAGGCAATTCGAGAACGGGCGGACGAAAACGGGGGCGAGGTCCAGTGGGCCGACGTCAGCGACGAACTGACGAGCGGACAGTGGGGCCGACTGATCGAGAAGGGAGTGTTAGTTGACGGCAACGAGGGATTCGAAATCGCCAATCGAGACGCCTACGACGAGGCCCTCGACGGTGACGGCACCGAGCCGGGTGCCGATGTCGACGTCGACGCGGAACAGTCCAAGTGGTCCCAGTGGGACAAGATGGCCGGCGTCGCATCGCTGCTGTTGATGTTCGGGTACTGGTTCAATCCCGTTCGGAACACGGTCGGCAGCACGATCGACCTCGTCCTCGCGCCGCTGGACGCCGCGTTGCCGTTCTACGCCGTGATCATGTCCGTCGCACTGCTGACGGGCCTCTACTCCACGCTGCTGCAGGCCAACCTGATGAACCCCGAAGTGATGGCCAAGTACCAAAAGCGGATGAAGGCCATGCAGGAGAAGATGCAGGACGTCCAGGACCGGAAGCAGGAGGCCGAAGAGCGCGGTGCCAGCGACGCCGAGATCGAACGCCTCGAGAACGAACTCGAGCAGGTCCGCGAGGAGCAGATGGAGGCGATGTCGGACAACTTGGGCATGTTCAAAGAGCAGTTCCGGCCGATGGTCTGGATCATGCTGCTGACGATCCCGCTGTTCCTCTGGATGTACTGGAAGATCCTCGACGGCCACGTCAGCGAGGCCGAGATGACGATGATCATGCCGATCGCCGGCGAGGTCTCGTTCAACGAGTCCCTGCTCGGTCCGATGTGGTCGTGGATCGTCTGGTACTTCCTCTGCTCGATGGGCTTTACCCAGCTGCTTCGCAAGTCGCTGAACATCGACATGACGCCGTCGACGGCCTGA